In Nonomuraea sp. NBC_00507, the following are encoded in one genomic region:
- a CDS encoding protein kinase family protein produces the protein MPHALRLAGYQAVATRLSLLSDRQIIGLVNAATPHGSGIGGRSAELDVGGRQVFVKRVPLTDLETRPEHLRSTANLFDLPTFYQYGIGSAGFGAWRELATHIMTTNWVLGDTYEGFPLMYHWRVIPDSPPVGFAEEFGGIDGAVRHWEGSPAVRARLEAIGRSSHSLVLFLEHIPQTLAAWLSEHHDGDAFAWAERGLARGTAFMSANGLVHFDAHFHNVLTDGRLIYFADFGLALSSRFDLSAAEAAFLRDHLAYDQHYTATHLLRYHLPGGVRDEAFFRDWMAGDTKAANVPSAFAGIVDRHARTALVLIYFHRRLLTETKRTPYPVEELKQATGQ, from the coding sequence ATGCCGCACGCGCTACGCCTGGCCGGCTACCAGGCCGTCGCCACCCGGCTGTCGTTGCTCAGCGACCGCCAGATCATCGGCCTCGTGAACGCGGCCACGCCGCACGGCTCCGGCATCGGCGGCAGATCGGCGGAGCTGGACGTCGGCGGCAGGCAGGTCTTCGTCAAACGGGTGCCGCTGACGGACCTGGAAACCCGGCCGGAACACCTCCGCTCGACGGCCAACCTCTTCGACCTGCCCACCTTCTACCAGTACGGCATCGGCTCGGCCGGCTTCGGGGCCTGGCGCGAGTTGGCGACGCACATCATGACCACCAACTGGGTCCTCGGCGACACCTACGAAGGTTTCCCCCTGATGTACCACTGGCGGGTCATCCCCGACTCGCCTCCGGTGGGGTTCGCCGAGGAGTTCGGGGGCATCGACGGGGCGGTCAGGCACTGGGAAGGATCCCCGGCCGTGCGTGCGCGGCTGGAGGCCATCGGGCGGTCATCCCATAGCCTGGTGCTCTTTCTGGAGCACATCCCGCAGACGCTGGCCGCATGGCTGAGCGAGCACCACGACGGTGACGCCTTCGCCTGGGCAGAGCGGGGTCTCGCCCGCGGAACCGCCTTCATGAGCGCCAACGGGCTCGTCCACTTCGATGCCCATTTCCACAATGTCCTGACCGACGGCCGCCTCATCTATTTCGCGGACTTCGGGCTCGCGCTTTCTTCCCGGTTCGACCTTTCGGCGGCCGAGGCCGCGTTCCTGCGGGATCACCTCGCCTACGATCAGCACTACACCGCGACCCATCTGCTCCGATACCACCTTCCGGGCGGCGTGCGCGACGAGGCGTTCTTCCGCGACTGGATGGCGGGTGACACGAAGGCCGCCAACGTCCCCTCCGCTTTCGCCGGCATCGTCGACCGGCACGCCAGGACGGCGCTCGTTCTCATCTACTTCCACCGCCGCCTTCTCACCGAGACCAAGCGGACGCCGTATCCGGTCGAAGAACTCAAACAAGCCACGGGACAGTGA
- a CDS encoding Lrp/AsnC family transcriptional regulator: protein MPADETPALDSIDMDIVRELTLDARTSLAELGRRVSLSRSAVAERLRRLEESGVIQGYTTHLDLARLGLGLQARVALRPHYRSRQDVHRLRERLLTTACVLSCVHVTGQNCYELTIAVRDARHLETVLEELGTLGETTSSVVLSELVNPRDIDVTTWVTG from the coding sequence GTGCCCGCCGACGAAACGCCGGCCCTCGATTCCATCGACATGGACATCGTCCGCGAGCTGACCCTCGACGCCCGGACCAGCCTCGCCGAACTGGGCCGCCGCGTGTCCCTGAGCCGGTCCGCGGTGGCCGAGAGGCTTCGCCGGCTCGAGGAGAGCGGCGTGATCCAGGGCTACACCACACATCTTGATCTCGCCCGGCTCGGCCTCGGCCTCCAGGCTCGTGTCGCGCTGCGCCCCCACTACCGTTCGAGGCAGGACGTGCATCGGCTCCGCGAACGCCTGCTGACAACAGCGTGCGTCTTGTCCTGCGTCCATGTGACCGGCCAGAACTGCTACGAGCTCACGATCGCCGTCCGCGACGCCCGCCACCTCGAAACGGTGCTGGAGGAGCTGGGCACGCTGGGCGAGACCACGTCCTCGGTCGTGCTCTCCGAACTCGTCAACCCGCGCGACATCGACGTCACCACTTGGGTCACCGGCTGA